One genomic segment of Aythya fuligula isolate bAytFul2 chromosome 5, bAytFul2.pri, whole genome shotgun sequence includes these proteins:
- the SIX1 gene encoding homeobox protein SIX1, whose protein sequence is MSMLPSFGFTQEQVACVCEVLQQGGNLERLGRFLWSLPACDHLHKNESVLKAKAVVAFHRGNFRELYKILESHQFSPHNHPKLQQLWLKAHYVEAEKLRGRPLGAVGKYRVRRKFPLPRTIWDGEETSYCFKEKSRGVLREWYAHNPYPSPREKRELAEATGLTTTQVSNWFKNRRQRDRAAEAKERENTENSNAATNKPNQLSPLDGSKPLLSSSEEEFSPPQSPDQNSVLLLQGNLGHARSSSYPLSGLAAPQSAHSLPGHQLQDSLLGPLTSSLVDLGS, encoded by the exons ATGTCGATGCTGCCGTCGTTTGGGTTCACGCAGGAGCAGGTCGCCTGCGTGTGCGAGGTGCTGCAGCAAGGGGGGAACCTGGAGAGGCTGGGCCGGTTCCTGTGGTCCCTGCCGGCCTGCGACCACCTGCACAAGAACGAGAGCGTCCTGAAGGCCAAGGCGGTGGTGGCTTTCCACCGGGGCAACTTTCGCGAGCTCTACAAGATCCTGGAGAGCCACCAGTTCTCGCCCCACAACCACcccaagctgcagcagctctggctcaaGGCGCACTACGTGGAAGCCGAGAAGCTGCGGGGCAGACCCCTGGGAGCCGTGGGCAAGTACCGAGTCCGCCGAAAATTCCCCTTGCCCCGCACCATTTGGGACGGCGAGGAGACCAGCTACTGCTTCAAGGAGAAGTCCCGGGGCGTGCTGCGGGAGTGGTACGCGCACAACCCCTACCCCTCTCCGCGGGAGAAGCGGGAGCTGGCCGAAGCCACCGGCCTCACCACCACCCAGGTCAGCAACTGGTTCAAGAACCGGAGGCAGCGGGACCGAGCGGCCGAGGCGAAGGAAAG GGAGAACACGGAGAACTCCAACGCCGCCACCAACAAACCCAACCAGCTCTCGCCCCTGGACGGGAGCAAACCCCTCCTGTCCAGCTCCGAGGAAGAGTTTTCTCCGCCGCAGAGCCCCGATCAGAACTCGGTCCTGCTCTTGCAGGGGAACCTCGGGCACGCCAGGAGCTCCAGCTACCCCCTGAGCGGCTTGGCCGCCCCCCAGAGCGCTCACAGCCTGCCGGGCCACCAGCTCCAGGACTCGCTGCTGGGACCCCTCACGTCCAGCCTGGTGGACCTGGGCTCCTAA